The following proteins are encoded in a genomic region of Anguilla anguilla isolate fAngAng1 chromosome 15, fAngAng1.pri, whole genome shotgun sequence:
- the gpr45 gene encoding probable G-protein coupled receptor 45, with the protein MAWCNDSSPEACFRTELNATDGPPPGDRALMPVTLRVALAAVMIFMIAIGFLGNAIVCLIVYQKPAMRSAINLLLATLAFSDIMLSLLCMPFTAVTVVTVHWQFGGDFCRASVMLYWFFVLEGVSILLIISVDRFLIIVQRQDKLTPHRAKVMIAASWALSFSVALPSVAGWTAVEVPARAPQCVPGYSESLADRGYAVLLAVAVFFVPFGVMLYSYLCILNTVRRNALRIHNHADTLCLNQVSKLGLTGLQRPPQVNVDMSFKTRAFTTILILFIGFSVCWLPHTVVSLLAVFSRRFYFSASFYPVSVGVLWLSYLKTVFNPIIYCWRIRKFREACLEFMPKTCRIFPRVPGRSRRRIRPSNIYVCSEIQSAV; encoded by the coding sequence ATGGCGTGGTGCAACGACAGCTCCCCGGAGGCCTGTTTTCGGACGGAGCTGAACGCCACCGACGGCCCGCCGCCCGGCGACCGCGCCCTGATGCCGGTCACGCTCAGGGTGGCGCTGGCCGCCGTCATGATCTTCATGATCGCCATCGGCTTCCTGGGCAACGCCATCGTCTGCCTGATCGTGTACCAGAAGCCGGCCATGCGCTCGGCCATCAACCTGCTGCTGGCCACCCTGGCCTTCTCCGACATCATGCTGTCGCTGCTCTGCATGCCCTTCACCGCCGTCACCGTGGTGACCGTCCACTGGCAGTTCGGCGGGGACTTCTGCCGCGCCTCCGTCATGCTCTACTGGTTCTTCGTCCTGGAGGGCGTGTCCATCCTGCTGATCATCAGCGTGGACCGCTTCCTGATCATCGTGCAGCGGCAGGACAAGCTGACGCCGCACCGCGCCAAGGTGATGATCGCCGCCTCCTGGGCGCTGTCCTTCAGCGTGGCGCTGCCCTCGGTGGCGGGCTGGACGGCCGTGGAGGTGCCCGCGCGGGCGCCCCAGTGCGTGCCGGGCTACAGCGAGTCCCTGGCGGACCGCGGCTACGCCGTGCTGCTGGCGGTGGCGGTGTTCTTTGTGCCGTTCGGCGTCATGCTGTACTCCTACCTCTGCATCCTCAACACGGTGCGGCGGAACGCCCTGCGCATCCACAACCACGCCGACACCCTCTGCCTCAACCAGGTCAGCAAGCTGGGCCTGACCGGCCTGCAGCGCCCCCCGCAGGTCAACGTGGACATGAGCTTCAAGACGCGGGCCTTCACCaccatcctcatcctcttcaTCGGCTTCTCGGTGTGCTGGCTGCCGCACACGGTGGTCAGCCTGCTGGCCGTCTTCAGCCGCCGGTTCTACTTCAGCGCGTCCTTCTACCCCGTCAGCGTCGGGGTGCTGTGGCTCAGCTACCTGAAGACCGTCTTCAACCCCATCATCTACTGCTGGAGGATCCGCAAGTTCCGCGAGGCCTGCCTGGAGTTCATGCCCAAGACCTGCCGCATCTTCCCCAGGGTCCCCGGCCGCAGCCGGCGAAGGATCCGGCCCAGCAACATCTACGTGTGCAGCGAGATCCAGTCAGCCGTGTGA